One Malania oleifera isolate guangnan ecotype guangnan chromosome 9, ASM2987363v1, whole genome shotgun sequence DNA segment encodes these proteins:
- the LOC131163568 gene encoding MDIS1-interacting receptor like kinase 2-like, with translation MFLSFSNLVYIDLGVNNFFGTIPPQISFLSKLKYLDLSNNEFSGEIPPEISMLTNLEVLNLGENKLNGLIPREITRLKFLNGLYLYSNNLRVSIPAPMLNGLRNLAHLYLYNNQLLGSIPPEIGNLSNLVELYLDNNYLTGHIPSTLGKMKKLTVLYLSNNKLNGSIPPEIGNLHFLIQLILDTNNLSGPIPASIGDLRSLTHLSLHSNTLSGSVPKEMGNLKSLVDLGLGNNELNGSIPTSFSNLSNLIYLHLRENQLSGSIPQEIGNFTKLALLQLDTNHLTGYLPQHICQGGSLQNFTVFNNHLKGPIPKSFRNCTSLYRTWFNGNQLTGNISEIFGVYPDLNYVDLSNNKLYGEMTNDWVRCQHLQGLRMAGNNITGRIPSDWGKSSQLRVLDLSSNHLAGEIPKRLGKLSYLSELYLSNNQLSGIIPSELGSLSNLQKLDLSTNKLSGSIPANLGKCLELISLNLSNNRLSQRIPLQIAELAHLQIVLDLSRNSLTGEIPSEIKNLQTLVKLNLSHNNLSGFIPAAFEEMPGLLYIDISYNELRVQFPIAKPSKMHPSMQYKGIEICAAI, from the coding sequence ATGTTCTTGTCTTTCTCCAACCTTGTCTATATTGATCTTGGCGTGAATAATTTCTTTGGTACCATTCCACCACAAATCAGTTTCCTCTCCAAGCTCAAATACCTCGATCTGTCCAACAATGAATTTTCAGGTGAAATCCCTCCAGAAATCAGCATGCTAACAAACCTTGAGGTCCTAAACCTGGGGGAAAATAAATTAAACGGCTTGATTCCTCGAGAAATAACTAGGCTAAAATTTCTTAATGGTCTCTATTTGTACTCCAACAATCTCAGGGTTTCCATTCCTGCACCTATGTTGAATGGTTTAAGAAACTTGGCTCATTTATATCTATATAACAACCAACTCTTGGGTTCCATTCCTCCAGAAATAGGCAATCTTTCCAATCTTGTTGAGCTATATCTAGATAACAACTATCTCACAGGTCACATCCCTTCAACACTGGGAAAAATGAAAAAGCTGACCGTGTTATACTTGTCAAACAATAAACTAAATGGTTCCATACCACCTGAAATAGGAAACTTACATTTTCTTATCCAACTAATCTTGGATACAAACAATCTTTCGGGTCCCATACCTGCATCAATAGGTGATCTGAGATCCTTGACCCATCTAAGTCTCCACTCTAATACACTTTCTGGTTCCGTTCCTAAAGAAATGGGTAATTTGAAGTCTCTTGTCGATCTGGGGTTGGGCAACAATGAGCTCAATGGTTCTATACCCACTTCATTCAGTAATTTGAGCAACTTGATATATCTACACCTCCGGGAAAACCAACTTTCCGGTTCCATTCCTCAAGAAATTGGGAATTTCACAAAGTTGGCTCTACTGCAACTGGATACAAACCACCTCACTGGCTATTTGCCCCAACATATTTGCCAAGGTGGGTCGCTTCAGAACTTTACAGTGTTTAACAACCACCTCAAAGGTCCTATTCCCAAAAGCTTCAGAAACTGTACAAGCCTATACAGAACTTGGTTTAACGGGAACCAACTAACTGGAAATATATCTGAAATTTTTGGTGTGTATCCTGACTTGAACTATGTGGATCTAAGCAACAATAAATTATATGGAGAAATGACAAATGACTGGGTAAGATGCCAACATTTGCAAGGGCTCCGCATGGCAGGAAATAATATTACTGGCAGAATACCATCGGACTGGGGAAAATCATCACAACTACGTGTACTGGATCTTTCTTCAAATCATTTAGCTGGGGAGATTccaaaaagacttgggaagttgAGTTATTTGTCAGAACTTTATTTGAGCAATAATCAGCTTTCTGGAATTATACCTTCAGAACTAGGATCACTTTCCAACCTCCAGAAACTTGACCTCTCGACAAACAAATTGAGTGGTTCAATACCAGCAAATCTTGGGAAATGCTTGGAGCTGATTTCTTTGAATTTGAGCAACAACAGATTGAGCCAAAGAATACCATTACAGATTGCTGAGCTAGCTCACCTGCAGATCGTATTGGATTTGAGTCGCAACTCACTGACAGGGGAGATTCCATCAGAAATAAAAAACCTGCAGACCTTAGTGAAGCTGAATCTCTCCCACAATAACCTCTCCGGTTTCATTCCAGCGGCTTTTGAAGAAATGCCTGGCCTGTTGTACATTGACATATCATACAATGAGTTACGGGTCCAATTCCCAATAGCAAAGCCTTCAAAGATGCACCCTTCAATGCAGTACAAGGGAATAGAGATTTGTGCGGCAATATGA
- the LOC131163569 gene encoding MDIS1-interacting receptor like kinase 2-like: protein MHSEVMGIGLAFDGKVMYEEIIKATNNFNATHCIGEGRHGNVYIAKLPSNNIVAVKKLHTPNPSEIEDQKSFQNEIQALIEIRHRNIVKLYSFCSQARHMLLVYEYVERGSLAKILSMKEEAKELDWTKRVNIIKGVAFALSYMHHDCSSPIVHRDISSKNVLLDSENEPHVSDFGTAKFLKPDSSNWTAVAGTYGYMAPELAYTMMVTEKCDVYSFGVLVLEVIKGEHPGDLVSSISLSSSLSENMLLKEVLDQRLSTPHASS, encoded by the exons ATGCACAGTGAAGTTATGGGAATTGGACTAGCTTTTGATGGAAAAGTGATGTATGAGGAAATAATTAAAGCAACCAATAACTTTAATGCTACACATTGTATTGGAGAAGGAAGGCATGGAAATGTGTATATAGCAAAGCTTCCTTCAAATAATATAGTAGCTGTGAAGAAACTTCACACACCCAATCCCAGTGAAATAGAAGATCAAAAAAGCTTTCAAAATGAGATACAAGCTTTAATAGAAATACGACACCGGAATATTGTGAAGCTTTATAGTTTTTGTTCACAAGCACGGCATATGTTATTGGTTTATGAGTATGTTGAGAGGGGAAGCCTAGCCAAAATCCTGAGCATGAAGGAAGAAGCAAAAGAATTGGATTGGACAAAGAGGGTGAATATCATTAAAGGAGTGGCATTTGCTCTGTCATACATGCACCATGACTGCTCCTCGCCTATTGTTCATCGAGACATATCAAGCAAGAATGTTTTGCTGGATTCTGAAAATGAGCCTCATGTTTCTGACTTTGGCACTGCTAAATTTCTAAAGCCAGACTCATCCAATTGGACTGCAGTGGCAGGCACATATGGATACATGGCACCAG AGCTTGCATACACAATGATGGTGACTGAAAAATGTGATGTTTATAGCTTTGGAGTTTTAGTGCTGGAAGTGATCAAAGGAGAGCACCCAGGCGACTTGGTTTCCTCAATATCATTGTCTTCATCACTTAGCGAGAACATGCTATTAAAGGAAGTGTTGGACCAACGCCTTTCAACCCCCCATGCTTCAAGTTAA